Within the Microbacterium terricola genome, the region ACGAGCTGCACGCGCGCATCCGCGCCGCCAAGGCGACTCTCGGCGAGCGCGTCGTGATCCTCGGACACTTCTACCAGCGCGAGGAGGTGGTCGCCCACGCCGACTACCTGGGCGACTCGTTCCAGCTCGCCAACGCCGCCCTCGAGCACCCAGAGGCCGAGGCCATCGTCTTCTGCGGCGTGCACTTCATGGCCGAGACGGCCGATCTGCTCTCGCGCCCCGAGCAGGCCGTCATCCTGCCCAACCTCGCCGCCGGCTGCTCGATGGCCGACATGGCCGACATCGACCAGGTCGAGGAGTGCTGGGAGCAGCTGGAGGAGGTCTACGGCGACATGGCCGCGGTCGACGCCGATGGCCTCGTGCCGGTCATCCCGGTCACCTACATGAACTCCTCCGCCGCGATCAAGGGCTTCGTCGGCCGCCACGGCGGCATCGTCTGCACATCCTCGAACGCCCGCACCGTGCTGGAGTGGGCCTTCGCGCGCGGGCGCCGGGTGCTGTTCTTCCCCGACCAGCACCTCGGCCGCAACACCGCGAAGGCGATGGGGGTGCCGCTCGCGCAGATGCCGATGTGGAACCCGCGCAAGCCTCTCGGCGGATCGGATGCGGGGACTCTCGCCGATGCGCGCGTCATCCTGTGGCACGGCTTCTGCTCGGTCCACCGCCGGTTCACGGTCGACCAGATCGCGAAGGCCCGCGCCGAGCACCCCGGCGTGCGCGTGATCGTGCACCCGGAGTGCCCGATGGAGGTCGTCGACGCCGCAGACGAGGCCGGGTCGACCGACTACATCCGCAAGGCCATCGCCGCGGCGACCGAGCCGACCACATTCGCCGTCGGCACCGAGATCAACCTCGTGCAGCGCCTGGCGGCCGAGTACCCGCAGCACGAGATCTTCTGCCTCGACCCCGTGGTGTGCCCCTGCTCGACGATGTACCGGATCCACCCCGGCTACCTCGCCTGGGTGCTCGAGGCGCTCGTCGCCGGCACGGTCCTGAACCGCATCACGGTTCCGGCGGACGTCGCCGACCCCGCACGCCTCGCGCTCGAGCGGATGCTGGCGGCCCGGCCATGACGATTCACGTCGTCGTCGTCGGCAGCGGCATCGCCGGCCTCACCGCGGCCCTCCACGCGGTCGAGCACGGCGCCCGCGTCACGCTGGTGACGAAGGACGTGCTCGAGCACGCCAACACCCGCTACGCGCAGGGCGGCATCGCCGGCGTCATGTTCGACGACGATCGCGCCGAGGACCACGTGCGCGACACGATGACCGCGGGCGCAGGGCTGAGCGACCCCGACGCGGTCCGCGTGCTGGTCGACGAGGGCCCCGCCCGCATCCGCGAGCTGGTCGCGCTCGGCGTCGCGTTCGACCGCGGCGACGACGGCGAGTTCGTGAAGGGCCTCGAGGCGGCGCACTCGTACCCGCGCATCCTGCACTCGGGCGGAGACGCCACCGGCACCGCCATCGAGAAGGCGCTCGTGGCCCGGCTCCGCGCCAGCGCGGTGCGGGTGATCGAGCACGCGTTCCTCGTGGACCTGATCCTGGATGCCTCCGGCCGTACAGCGGGAGTCGAGCTCCTCGTCGGAGACCGGGATCGCGAGACCCTCGCCGCCGACGCCGTCGTGCTCGCCACCGGCGGGGCGGGCGAGCTCTACGCCCACAGCACGAACCCCTCCGTCGCCACCGGCGACGGCATCGCCGCGGCGCTGCGGGCCGGCGCCGTCGTGCGCGACCTCGAGTTCTTCCAGTTCCACCCCACCGTCCTCGCCGCCGGCGCATCGTTCCTCGTGTCAGAGGCCGTGCGCGGCGAGGGAGCGACGCTGATCGACGAGAACGGCCGCCGCTTCGCGTTCGACGCGCACCCGGACGGCGAGCTCGCGCCGCGCGACGTGGTGGCGCGGGCGATCGCCGCGCAGATGGAGCGGCAGGGCGGGCGCCCCGTCCTCCTGGACGCCACCGGTCTGCGGCCCACGGCCGAGGAGCGCAGCGCCTTCCTGGCGCGCCGGTTCCCCACGATCGACGCGGCCGTCCGCGAGCGCGGGCTGGACTGGGCGCGCGAGCCCATCCCGGTCACGCCCGCCGCGCACTACCTGATGGGCGGCGTGGTCACCGATCTGCAGGGCCGCACCTCCGTGCCGGGGCTCTACGCCGTCGGCGAGGTCGCCTGCACCGGCGTCCACGGCGCCAACCGCCTCGCCTCCAACTCCCTGCTGGAGGGCGCGGTGTTCGGCGCCCGCGCGGGCGACGCGATCACAGCGGACGCCGCATCCGCGTCCTGGCCACGAGAAGCCGCCTTCCGCACGAGGAGCCGCGCGGAGCGCGGTGTCCCGCCCCAGAACGGGTTCGTCGCGCAGACGGAGCGGGATGCCGACGCCGGCCGCATCCCGTTCACCCGGGCTGCGCTGCAGCAGCTCATGTGGGAGCACGCAGGGCTCGTCCGCGACGGAGCCGGCCTCCGCCACGCCGCGTCGGTGATCGCCGCCTGGCGCGCGCAGGAGCGCGAGCCGCGCACCGAGGCCGCCCTCGAGGACGAGAACCTCCTGCTCGTCGCCGCTCATCTGGTGGCCGCGGCGGAGGCGCGCACCGATTCGGTCGGCGCCCACTTCCGCTCCGACACCGCTCCCGCGCCCGTCGCCACGCCCGCCCTCCAGCTCGGAGCCGCCTGATGCTCACCCAGACCACCATCGACCGCGTCGTCGCCGCCGCTCTCGACGAGGACGCCCCCTGGGGCGACATCACCAGCGAGAGCCTCATCCCGGCGTCCGCGACCGCGCAGGCCGAGCTCATCGCGCGTGAGCCGGGCATCTTCAGCGGCGGCGGCGTGTTCGCCGCCGCCTTCCGGTTGACCGACCCGACCGTCCAGGTCGAGCTCCTCGTCGCCGATGGCGATCGGTTCGAGGCCGGCACCGCTCTCGCGATGGTGACCGGCCCCGCCGGCGCGGTGCTCACCGCCGAGCGCATCGGGCTGAACTTCACGCAGCGGATGTCGGGCATCGCGACCCTGACCGGACGCTACGTCGCCGAGGTGGCCCACACCGGCGCCCGCATCGCCGACACCCGCAAGACGACGCCCCTGCTGCGCGCGTTCGAGCGCCACGCCGTGCGGAGCGGCGGCGGGCACAATCACCGGTTCTCGCTGTCGGACGCGGTCATGGCGAAGGACAACCACCTCGCGGTGCTGACCCAGAGCGGCGTGTCGGTCACCGCGGCCCTGCAGGGGGCGATCGCCCGGCTCCCCCACACGACGCACGTCGAGGTCGAGGTGGACCGGCTCGACCAGATCGAGGGCGTGCTCGCCGCGGGCATCGACACGATCATGCTCGACAACTTCTCCCTCGACGAGCTGCGCTGGGGCGTCGAGCAGATCGCCGGCCGCGCGACGATCGAGGCATCGGGCGGCGTGAGCCTCGACACGGTGCGCGCCATCGCCGAGACCGGCGTCGACGTCATCTCGGTCGGCGCGCTCACGCACTCGGCGCCCGCACTCGACCTGGGCCTGGACATCCGCATCGCCGCCGGAGACTGACCGTGCTCTACCTCGACAACGCCGCCACCACCCCGGTGCGCCCCGAGGTGCTCGAGGCGATGATGCCCCACCTCACGCACCGCTACGGCAACCCGTCGAGCCATCACACCGTGGGCGAGGACGCCGCAGATGCCCTGAGCGACGCTCGCGCGCGGGTCGCCAGGATCCTCGGCCTGCGCACCGGCGACATCGTCTTCACCTCCGGCGGCACCGAGGCCAACAACCTCGCGGTCAAGGGCATCGCGATCGCCGCCGCTCAGCGCGGCGCACGCCATCTGATCACCACGCCGATCGAGCACGAGTCGATCCTGGAGTCCGCCGCCTACCTCGCGCGCATCCACGGCTTCGCGGTCACGCACATCCCGGTCGACGGCGACGGCGTCGTGGACCCGGATGCCGTCGCCGCCGCCATCCGCGACGACACCGCGCTGGTGAGCGTCGGCTACGCGAACAACGAGGTCGGCACCGTCCAGGATGCGGCGGCCATCGCGGCCGCGGTGCACGCGGCGCCGGTGGGGCGCAGCATCCCGATCCATCTCGACGCCGTGCAGGCCGCCGGCTGGCTGCCGCTGTCGGCGGCCGACCTCGGCGTCGACGCGATCTCCCTCGCCGGGCACAAGATCGGCGCACCCAAGGGCACCGGCGTGCTCGGCGTCCGCGGACGGATTCCGCTGGAGCCCCTCCTGCACGGCGGCGGTCAGGAGCGCGGCCGGCGCAGCGGCACCGAGGACGTCGCGGGCGCCGTCGGGATCGCCACGGCCCTCGAGCTCGCCGAGCACGACCGGGCCGGCGACGCCGCGCGGGTCACCGCGCTGCGCGACGACTTCATCGCGCGGGTGCTGGGCAGCGTCCCGGCGGCGCGCCTGACCGGTCACCCGGTCCGCCGCCTGCCGGGCACGGCGAGCTTCACCTTCGCGGGCACGAGCGGCGAGGCCGTGCTGCTCGAGCTCGAGCGACGCGGCGTCGTCTCGTCCAGCGGCTCCGCCTGCGCCGCGGGCAGCGACGAGCCCTCGCACGTGCTGACGGCGATGAGAGTGCCCGCGGACGTGGCTCAGACGGCCGTGCGCTTCACGTTCCCGCACGGGTGGAGCGCACCGCTGGGCGAGGTCGCTGCGGCGGTCGCCGCATCCGTCATCGCCGTAGAATCGGGCCGATGACCTCTTCTGCGATCACCGTGATCGTTCCCGGCTACGACGTGGGCCCGTACGCGCAGGAGGCTCTCGACTCGCTCCGCGCGCAGACCCGCACCGACTGGACCGCGATCCTCGTGGATGACGCCTCGAACGACGGCACCGGCGCGCTCTTCGATGCCGCCGCTGCCTCCGACGCGCGGTTCCGCGTGGTACGGCACACCGCGCGTCAGGGACTCTCGGCCGCCCGCAACACAGGGCTGGACCTGGTGGAGACCCCGCTGGTCGGGTTCCTCGACGCCGATGACCTGTACACGCCCGACGCGCTCGCGCGCCTGGCCGGCGTGCTCGAGGAGACCGGCAGCGATTTCGCGGTCGGCGCGTACGTACGGCTGCGTCCGGACGCGGAGGGCGCCTACCACCCGGGGATCGTGCAGCCG harbors:
- a CDS encoding cysteine desulfurase family protein, which produces MLYLDNAATTPVRPEVLEAMMPHLTHRYGNPSSHHTVGEDAADALSDARARVARILGLRTGDIVFTSGGTEANNLAVKGIAIAAAQRGARHLITTPIEHESILESAAYLARIHGFAVTHIPVDGDGVVDPDAVAAAIRDDTALVSVGYANNEVGTVQDAAAIAAAVHAAPVGRSIPIHLDAVQAAGWLPLSAADLGVDAISLAGHKIGAPKGTGVLGVRGRIPLEPLLHGGGQERGRRSGTEDVAGAVGIATALELAEHDRAGDAARVTALRDDFIARVLGSVPAARLTGHPVRRLPGTASFTFAGTSGEAVLLELERRGVVSSSGSACAAGSDEPSHVLTAMRVPADVAQTAVRFTFPHGWSAPLGEVAAAVAASVIAVESGR
- the nadB gene encoding L-aspartate oxidase; translation: MTIHVVVVGSGIAGLTAALHAVEHGARVTLVTKDVLEHANTRYAQGGIAGVMFDDDRAEDHVRDTMTAGAGLSDPDAVRVLVDEGPARIRELVALGVAFDRGDDGEFVKGLEAAHSYPRILHSGGDATGTAIEKALVARLRASAVRVIEHAFLVDLILDASGRTAGVELLVGDRDRETLAADAVVLATGGAGELYAHSTNPSVATGDGIAAALRAGAVVRDLEFFQFHPTVLAAGASFLVSEAVRGEGATLIDENGRRFAFDAHPDGELAPRDVVARAIAAQMERQGGRPVLLDATGLRPTAEERSAFLARRFPTIDAAVRERGLDWAREPIPVTPAAHYLMGGVVTDLQGRTSVPGLYAVGEVACTGVHGANRLASNSLLEGAVFGARAGDAITADAASASWPREAAFRTRSRAERGVPPQNGFVAQTERDADAGRIPFTRAALQQLMWEHAGLVRDGAGLRHAASVIAAWRAQEREPRTEAALEDENLLLVAAHLVAAAEARTDSVGAHFRSDTAPAPVATPALQLGAA
- the nadC gene encoding carboxylating nicotinate-nucleotide diphosphorylase — encoded protein: MLTQTTIDRVVAAALDEDAPWGDITSESLIPASATAQAELIAREPGIFSGGGVFAAAFRLTDPTVQVELLVADGDRFEAGTALAMVTGPAGAVLTAERIGLNFTQRMSGIATLTGRYVAEVAHTGARIADTRKTTPLLRAFERHAVRSGGGHNHRFSLSDAVMAKDNHLAVLTQSGVSVTAALQGAIARLPHTTHVEVEVDRLDQIEGVLAAGIDTIMLDNFSLDELRWGVEQIAGRATIEASGGVSLDTVRAIAETGVDVISVGALTHSAPALDLGLDIRIAAGD
- the nadA gene encoding quinolinate synthase NadA, coding for MSTTPLTLGPRPTDPSVDHEIQSIVAGASTAETCNTDLASGPWNFDIRPGYGPGASMGDVIPTGAPRQGELPAEYRTASDDELHARIRAAKATLGERVVILGHFYQREEVVAHADYLGDSFQLANAALEHPEAEAIVFCGVHFMAETADLLSRPEQAVILPNLAAGCSMADMADIDQVEECWEQLEEVYGDMAAVDADGLVPVIPVTYMNSSAAIKGFVGRHGGIVCTSSNARTVLEWAFARGRRVLFFPDQHLGRNTAKAMGVPLAQMPMWNPRKPLGGSDAGTLADARVILWHGFCSVHRRFTVDQIAKARAEHPGVRVIVHPECPMEVVDAADEAGSTDYIRKAIAAATEPTTFAVGTEINLVQRLAAEYPQHEIFCLDPVVCPCSTMYRIHPGYLAWVLEALVAGTVLNRITVPADVADPARLALERMLAARP